A region from the Xiphias gladius isolate SHS-SW01 ecotype Sanya breed wild chromosome 20, ASM1685928v1, whole genome shotgun sequence genome encodes:
- the phpt1 gene encoding 14 kDa phosphohistidine phosphatase, whose protein sequence is MCTQTKAAALMANIPQADIEPSGVFKYVLIRVHSREEGDDSEVDIVRGYGWAEYHADIYEKVSEELEKDGHLDCECIGGGRIKHEPQAKKIHVYGYSMGFGRANHAVTTEKLKARYPDYEVTWDNEGY, encoded by the exons ATGTGCACTCAGACGaaggctgctgctctgatgGCTAACATCCCGCAGGCAGACATCGAGCCGTCCGGCGTGTTCAAGTACGTCCTGATCAGAGTTCacagcagagaggaaggagacGACTCGGAGGTAGATATAGTCCGAGGATACGGCTGGGCCGAGTACCATG CTGATATTTATGAGAAAGTCTCAGAGGAGCTGGAAAAAGATGGCCACCTGGACTGTGAGTGTATCGGAGGAGGGAGGATCAAACATGAACCCCAAGCCAAGAAGATCCACGTCTACGGATACTCCATG GGATTTGGAAGAGCAAACCACGCAGTAACTACTGAGAAACTAAAGGCTCGGTATCCAGACTACGAGGTGACCTGGGACAATGAAGGATATTGA
- the mamdc4 gene encoding apical endosomal glycoprotein has product MLHWRNSALITLLLILHWAADSQAYPCMVLEKKCDFVCDCTDCSDEQDCGYRGRGFECDFEDAGKCGWTDQSVDAAYSWERHQRGDTLPDSGPSSDYTTGTATGWFMGVSAVKAESFRTAVLISPEMRQSSPTCRLRLRYFLWDSGNTGLGSAPLWASILHQDSREAIVWRPEATSVRGWREATMFLGRIPTTFRIRLNSRRSKGQKGDVAIDQLEFINCALPLPIPGKDCPVGMLECRREGCVEQRQVCDGSDDCGDGTDEQNCEEYQLCDFEKGLCDWDLRSLSDLKWVLTSQEKISITDPLKGPGRDHSNNSASGHFVYVSVPDGGYSNDWAAFQSRLLEPTNSTHPCKMVMYTHQFGPRSGGLTVLVADNYIYPVWERGGALGDVWVKAEVEIVTELPFHIVIVASIRNFTYGGIAIDSIVLSPECRPSFANQSKANFPKPPKHPCTEPEKMCDFQPDCVGAEDEAKCGDFSYTKGSSGWTDTSIGSQGWMLYKNSTSKEDYLYVTKAPGQQLTEAQTQSPLLGPSGPACTLTFDFTLTGNPDHIGELSVRVIDSLLGMQPRLWEYSGKTGQGEGAWQHADIPIGVRKQRFQLAFEARAVKLCPCIKIRVRNVRFVNCHADYLPSSLTELSCNFESGLCGWYQDNSDNFDWMVLSGMDHTIRIGKSLAVDMWSPSLRGLYGRLLSFPQLPSSTDHCLSFFYKLYGPDTGELNVKLLDKNGYETILWTRSGAHGNVWQEAHCPVPHQLTKFQLMFEVVRSGFDGQVAIDDVSFVAGPCTVPRVCSFEGQRCGYRTTGKAHWLHRSGFTTTITGPKTDHTLETEQGFYMMANTGANILPSGNSAVLTSPVRQGVARTECLQFWYHMGGGNPGSLTVYMKPVKGERVKIFSDSLNQGHVWRHGNGNISSTLVDWQLEFEAVGAGGKDTHIAVDDIFLSADPCENKLKGSSCNLERGMCSWSNTQNIKVDKLDWELTSQEAERHYPTPPKDHTLGTGKGHFLFLPSSNRTPANQNAQLLSPHLPPTKGTCLKFWAYKPYSSDSQLMVWRLSEGRLHQLVVVTELGGPWKRFDVNIISTKEYQILFDGVKGTSGFVALDDIEYTIGITCANEITDPVTTPPKRDNAGGMGASVIVVLLLIGTLIALLFYYLQTRERVEAMTGPSSSSSPPPSSAGVGFSNEIYEPDVTQDHVRVPPAQNHPMAAGFNDVSVSADFREMEVA; this is encoded by the exons ATGTTACATTGGAGGAACTCAGCCCTCATCACTCTGCTGCTGATTCTGCACTGGG CTGCTGACTCTCAGGCTTATCCATGCATGGTTCTTGAGAAGaaatgtgactttgtgtgtgactgtactGACTGCAGCGATGAGCAAGACTGtg GCTATAGAGGAAGAGGGTTTGAGTGTGACTttgaggatgcaggaaagtGTGGATGGACTGACCAGTCCGTCGATGCAGCATACAGCTGGGAGAGACATCAGAGAGGAGACACGCTGCCCGACAGCGGGCCATCCTCTGATTACACCACCGGGACAGCTACAG GTTGGTTCATGGGAGTGAGTGCAGTGAAGGCAGAGTCTTTCCGTACTGCAGTTTTAATCTCTCCAGAGATGAGACAGTCTTCACCAACCTGTCGCCTGCGTCTCAGATATTTCCTGTGGGACTCAG GTAACACAGGTCTAGGCTCCGCTCCCTTGTGGGCATCCATTCTTCACCAGGATTCTCGAGAGGCCATAGTGTGGCGTCCTGAGGCCACTAGTGTCCGTGGTTGGAGGGAGGCTACAATGTTCCTGGGCCGTATACCCACAACCTTCCGAATCCGTCTTAACTCACGGCGCTCCAAGGGGCAAAAAGGAGATGTGGCCATAGACCAGCTGGAGTTTATAAACTGTGCTCTGCCCT TACCAATTCCTGGTAAAGATTGTCCAGTAGGGATGCTTGAGTGCAGGCGCGAGGGCTGCGTGGAGCAGCGGCAGGTCTGTGACGGCAGCGACGACTGTGGCGACGGGACTGATGAGCAAAACTGTG AAGAGTACCAGCTCTGTGACTTTGAGAAAGGCCTGTGTGATTGGGACCTGAGGTCACTGTCCGACCTGAAATGGGTGCTGACGAGTCAGGAGAAAATCTCCATCACTGATCCTCTGAAAGGACCGGGCAGGGATCACTCCAACAACAGTGCATCAG gTCACTTCGTCTATGTCAGTGTCCCTGATGGTGGTTACTCAAATGATTGGGCCGCTTTCCAGAGTCGTCTCCTTGAACCCACTAATAGTACACATCCTTGCAAG ATGGTGATGTACACTCACCAGTTTGGGCCGAGGTCCGGCGGTCTGACGGTGCTGGTTGCTGATAATTACATCTACCCGGTGTGGGAGAGGGGCGGAGCCCTGGGCGATGTTTGGGTGAAGGCAGAGGTGGAGATTGTCACTGAGCTCCCTTTCCAC ATTGTAATAGTGGCATCAATCAGAAACTTTACATATGGAGGTATCGCTATAGACAGCATTGTGTTGTCCCCTGAATGCCGCCCATCATTTG CAAATCAGTCCAAGGCAAATTTCCCCAAACCTCCTAAACACCCATGTACTGAACCGGAAAAGATGTGCGATTTTCAGCCTGACTGTGTAGGGGCAGAGGATGAAGCCAAATGTG GGGATTTCTCTTACACTAAGGGCAGCTCAGGCTGGACTGATACCAGCATTGGGAGTCAAGGTTGGATGCTATATAAAAATTCCACATCCAAAG AGGACTACCTGTATGTCACCAAAGCCCCAGGCCAGCAGCTGACTGAAGCCCAGACACAGTCCCCCCTCCTGGGCCCCTCTGGGCCAGCCTGCACCCTCACCTTTGATTTTACACTAACTGGGAATCCAGATCACATTG GTGAGCTGTCCGTCAGGGTTATTGACAGCTTGCTGGGCATGCAGCCAAGACTGTGGGAGTACAGTGGGAAGACGGGACAAGGAGAGGGGGCCTGGCAACATGCCGATATACCTATTGGAGTTAGGAAACAACGCTTCCAg CTGGCGTTTGAAGCTCGTGCTGTCAAACTGTGTCCATGCATCAAGATAAGAGTGAGAAACGTTCGCTTTGTCAACTGTCATGCTGACTATCTTCCATCATCTTTGACAG aaTTGTCATGTAACTTTGAAAGTGGACTATGTGGATGGTATCAGGACAACAGTGACAACTTTGACTGGATGGTGCTTAGTGGGATGGACCACACCATCAGGATCG GCAAAAGCCTTGCTGTGGACATGTGGAGTCCCTCTCTGCGCGGTTTGTACGGACGCTTACTTTCATTTCCACAGTTACCAAGTTCTACAGATCACTGCCTGTCCTTCTTCTACAAACTCTATGGGCCAGACACAG GTGAACTGAACGTAAAGCTGTTAGATAAAAACGGTTATGAGACCATCCTCTGGACCCGCAGTGGAGCTCATGGCAACGTGTGGCAAGAAGCACACTGCCCAGTGCCACACCAGCTCACAAAATTTCAG CTGATGTTTGAAGTGGTTCGCTCCGGCTTTGACGGGCAGGTGGCCATTGATGATGTTTCGTTTGTGGCCGGTCCCTGCACCGTGCCAAGGGTGTGCTCCTTTGAAGGCCAGCGGTGTGGGTACCGCACCACTGGCAAAGCTCACTGGCTCCACCGCAGCGGATTCACCACCACGATAACTGGACCCAAAACCGACCACACTCTGGAGACCGAACAGG GTTTCTATATGATGGCCAACACCGGAGCCAACATTCTTCCCTCCGGCAATAGCGCAGTCCTCACCTCCCCTGTTCGTCAAGGAGTCGCCAGGACTGAGTGTTTGCAATTCTGGTATCACATGGGAGGAGGGAATCCTG GTTCTCTGACGGTGTATATGAAGCCGgtgaagggagagagggtgaagaTCTTCTCTGACAGCCTGAATCAAGGACATGTCTGGCGCCACGGCAACGGCAACATCTCGAGTACCCTTGTGGACTGGCAG TTGGAGTTTGAGGCGGTTGGAGCTGGAGGAAAAGACACCCACATTGCAGTTGATGACATCTTCCTTTCAGCTGACCcatgtgaaaacaaactaaaaG GTTCTAGTTGCAATCTGGAGAGAGGGATGTGCAGCTGGAGCAACACTCAGAACATTAAAGTGGACAAACTGGACTGGGAGCTGACGAGTCAGGAAGCAGAGAGGCACTACCCCACCCCACCCAAAGACCACACTCTGGGCACGGGTAAAG GTCACTTCCTGTTCTTGCCGAGCAGCAATCGGACACCAGCCAATCAAAACGCTCAGCTGCTGAGCCCTCACCTGCCCCCGACCAAGGGCACCTGCCTGAAATTCTGGGCCTACAAACCCTACTCAT CGGACAGCCAGCTGATGGTGTGGAGGCTGTCTGAAGGTCGTCTCCATCAGCTGGTGGTGGTGACTGAACTGGGAGGACCATGGAAACGCTTTGACGTCAACATCATTTCTACCAAGGAATACCAG ATTTTGTTTGACGGAGTGAAAGGCACATCGGGCTTTGTAGCTCTGGATGATATTGAGTACACCATTGGGATCACCTGTGCAAACGAAATCACAGATCCAGTGACAA CCCCACCAAAACGAGACAACGCAGGAGGGATGGGAGCGTCTGTCATTGTGGTCCTGCTGCTGATCGGCACTTTGATCGCCCTGCTGTTTTACTACCTGCAAACCCGCGAAAGAGTCGAGGCTATGACTggtccatcatcatcatcatcaccaccgcCTTCCTCAGCTGGTGTCGGTTTCAGTAATGAAATATATGAACCAGACGTCACA CAAGACCATGTTAGGGTTCCACCAGCCCAAAACCATCCAATGGCAGCTGGGTTCAATGATGTCTCT GTCTCTGCTGATTtcagagagatggaggtggCGTAA